The Planococcus donghaensis genome contains a region encoding:
- a CDS encoding BsuPI-related putative proteinase inhibitor has protein sequence MKKLTWLGAVLVLLAVLFLAACGTENSDEIDKDAEPPVTEETETNGEEVVDMQPMIEQINDNTYRYSLMNESDEAQTFEFTSSQRFDFSLTNDSGEVAFLFSSVSTYAQALGEETVSAGDQLSYDLEIPPLDLEPGTYELAAWLTPRQGNLYKVTTEHIVK, from the coding sequence ATGAAAAAATTAACCTGGCTCGGAGCTGTTTTGGTTTTATTGGCTGTCTTATTTTTAGCCGCTTGTGGAACTGAAAATAGTGATGAAATTGATAAAGACGCTGAACCACCTGTGACTGAAGAAACCGAAACAAATGGCGAGGAAGTTGTTGACATGCAACCTATGATTGAACAAATTAATGACAACACGTATCGCTATAGTTTAATGAACGAATCTGACGAAGCACAAACGTTCGAATTCACAAGTAGTCAACGTTTTGATTTTTCTTTAACAAACGACAGTGGTGAAGTTGCTTTTCTTTTCTCTTCTGTTAGTACGTATGCACAAGCCTTAGGTGAAGAAACGGTTAGTGCCGGAGATCAATTAAGTTACGACTTGGAAATTCCACCACTAGATCTTGAACCTGGAACTTATGAACTGGCTGCGTGGTTAACACCAAGACAAGGCAATCTGTACAAAGTGACAACAGAACATATTGTGAAATAG
- a CDS encoding class I adenylate-forming enzyme family protein — protein sequence MNITAALRQNAKRFPDKVAITCEGRDYSYQVLNEEVNRMANGLLETGLQKGDKVSLFMKNSDYSVLAFFAVLKAGGVAVPVNYRLSADESGYIFGQSESRFIFCDAEFESVIAEGKRQATSLQQVIVHPTPENNDYLSWESILSESALEPSVNVLNTDDAEILYTSGTTGKPKGALFDHQRLVNVSASFVFGVGIDAEDRILHAVPLFHSVQLNLYLLTGILLGTSNVILSEFDPEQVVKAIEEFQVSVFFGLPDMYEALLQVPNAESANLSSVTKCMYGADPIDPELVKKAMVFFGHQQFYNLCLLTEGGPGGVFLLPEQHEAKLGSGGKPMYFMEVRVVDDEFKDVQPGLIGEFIIKGNTVMKEYFNKPQETEDSFRDGWLLTGDLATIDEDGFISLVDRKADRIISAGENIFSIEVEQVTTNHPQIAEAATVGLPEEEWGEIVGVIIVPKEGETIEEEQLMDYYLEHLPGYKIPRKYKIVDSLPRNASGKIMKYKLRELHISEFEWFRKVPESRY from the coding sequence ATGAATATAACAGCAGCACTGAGACAAAATGCGAAACGTTTTCCTGATAAGGTTGCGATCACTTGTGAGGGAAGAGACTATTCCTATCAAGTACTAAACGAAGAAGTAAACCGAATGGCAAATGGATTACTAGAAACAGGTTTACAAAAAGGCGATAAGGTTTCACTGTTTATGAAAAACTCGGACTATAGCGTCTTGGCTTTTTTTGCAGTGTTGAAAGCTGGCGGTGTTGCCGTACCGGTAAATTATCGGTTGAGTGCCGATGAAAGTGGCTATATTTTTGGACAATCGGAAAGTCGATTTATTTTTTGTGATGCAGAATTTGAAAGTGTTATTGCAGAAGGAAAAAGACAAGCAACTTCACTACAACAAGTGATTGTTCATCCTACACCTGAAAATAACGATTATTTGAGTTGGGAAAGTATATTGAGTGAAAGTGCATTAGAGCCATCGGTCAATGTATTAAATACGGATGATGCTGAAATTTTGTATACATCCGGAACGACGGGCAAACCAAAAGGTGCATTGTTTGATCATCAACGTCTTGTCAATGTTAGTGCGTCATTTGTTTTTGGGGTCGGAATTGATGCGGAGGACCGTATTCTACATGCAGTTCCATTGTTTCATTCGGTTCAGTTAAACTTGTATTTACTAACCGGTATCCTGCTTGGAACATCCAATGTCATTTTATCTGAATTTGATCCTGAACAGGTAGTTAAAGCGATTGAGGAATTTCAAGTGTCTGTGTTCTTTGGATTGCCGGATATGTATGAAGCTTTACTTCAAGTACCAAATGCGGAATCGGCTAATTTATCTTCTGTCACTAAATGCATGTATGGGGCAGATCCCATCGATCCAGAACTTGTTAAAAAAGCGATGGTCTTTTTCGGTCATCAGCAATTTTATAACTTGTGCTTATTGACTGAAGGGGGACCAGGAGGCGTCTTTTTACTACCAGAACAACATGAAGCGAAATTGGGGTCAGGTGGTAAACCAATGTACTTCATGGAAGTACGAGTAGTAGACGATGAATTCAAAGATGTCCAACCAGGGCTAATTGGTGAATTTATTATAAAAGGCAATACCGTGATGAAGGAATATTTCAACAAACCGCAAGAAACAGAAGACTCTTTCCGTGATGGATGGCTATTAACTGGAGATTTAGCAACAATCGATGAAGATGGATTTATCTCGCTTGTTGATCGGAAAGCAGATCGCATCATTTCCGCTGGAGAAAATATTTTTTCGATTGAAGTCGAACAAGTTACTACAAATCATCCACAAATAGCGGAAGCGGCCACTGTTGGATTGCCGGAAGAAGAGTGGGGAGAAATTGTTGGCGTCATTATTGTGCCAAAAGAAGGTGAAACTATCGAAGAAGAACAATTGATGGATTATTACTTGGAGCACCTTCCTGGATATAAAATTCCGAGGAAGTATAAAATCGTTGATTCGTTACCGAGAAACGCCTCTGGTAAAATCATGAAATACAAACTACGGGAGCTGCATATTAGTGAATTCGAATGGTTCCGAAAAGTCCCAGAGAGTCGATATTAA
- a CDS encoding fructose bisphosphate aldolase has product MNQEQMDFVKNGKGFIAALDQSGGSTPKALALYGVSEDQYSSEEEMYDLIHEMRTRVMTAPSFNSDSIIGAILFEQTMDRKVEGHYTPDYLWQKKGVAPFLKVDKGLADEENGVQLMKPMPNLDDLLKRANERNIFGTKMRSVIKEANAEGIKKVVEQQFEVGKQILAAGLVPILEPEVDINSTDKEQSEKILKEEMLKHLDSLDEDQNVMIKITIPTENNYFKELIEHPRVVRVVALSGGYKRDDANEKLAANNGLIASFSRALSEGVSANQTDEEFNATLENSIKSIYEASIT; this is encoded by the coding sequence ATGAATCAGGAACAAATGGATTTTGTGAAGAACGGAAAAGGCTTTATTGCGGCACTTGATCAAAGTGGCGGAAGTACACCAAAAGCGTTAGCACTTTATGGCGTATCGGAAGATCAGTACTCTTCCGAAGAGGAAATGTATGACTTGATCCACGAAATGCGGACACGTGTAATGACTGCACCTTCTTTTAATTCCGATTCAATTATTGGCGCTATTCTTTTTGAACAGACAATGGATCGCAAAGTAGAAGGTCACTATACACCTGATTATTTATGGCAGAAAAAAGGGGTGGCACCGTTCTTAAAAGTCGACAAAGGACTTGCAGATGAAGAAAACGGCGTCCAACTGATGAAACCAATGCCAAACCTAGACGACTTATTAAAGCGTGCCAACGAACGCAATATTTTCGGTACAAAAATGCGCTCTGTTATTAAAGAAGCAAATGCTGAAGGGATTAAAAAAGTCGTAGAGCAACAATTTGAAGTCGGCAAACAAATTCTTGCCGCTGGTTTAGTGCCCATTCTTGAACCGGAAGTGGACATTAACAGCACAGACAAAGAACAAAGCGAAAAAATTCTTAAAGAGGAAATGCTAAAGCATTTGGACTCATTGGATGAAGATCAAAACGTCATGATCAAAATTACCATTCCAACAGAAAATAATTATTTCAAAGAACTGATTGAGCATCCTCGTGTTGTTCGCGTAGTCGCCCTTTCTGGCGGTTACAAACGCGATGATGCCAATGAAAAATTAGCCGCAAATAATGGGCTGATTGCTAGTTTCTCGCGTGCATTATCTGAAGGCGTCAGCGCCAATCAAACAGATGAAGAATTTAACGCGACGCTAGAAAACTCGATTAAAAGCATTTACGAAGCTTCTATTACGTAA
- a CDS encoding 5'-methylthioadenosine/S-adenosylhomocysteine nucleosidase yields the protein MTKMKTAISKQLLVSIMAMLVLLVLAGCSSATESSETEKDKEETKRPILIQGPMPIEAEKFAERLENVEIEESGSTYEFYIGTVDDYPVIVSKTGKGMENTAAATAIAIEKYNPAAIINQGTSGGHDPALNVFDIVIGERTVNIGSMKTGDRAEGEGIEATEWKPMDVMASEGSAGEDPNAEKARYYDADPELLAAAIHVKDSYTQGKVVEGTIGSADVWNNEVDRINWFHENFETSVEEMESASSAMISKAYDVPFLAIRILSNNKTNDGAYNPDTAAANQEYVYEVVKEYIAALESK from the coding sequence ATGACAAAAATGAAGACCGCTATTAGTAAGCAACTGCTAGTATCCATCATGGCCATGCTGGTATTGCTCGTATTGGCAGGATGCAGTTCTGCAACTGAGTCGAGCGAAACAGAAAAAGACAAAGAAGAAACAAAGCGCCCGATTCTTATTCAAGGTCCAATGCCGATTGAAGCTGAAAAGTTCGCGGAGCGTTTGGAAAATGTTGAAATAGAAGAATCAGGATCGACATATGAATTTTACATTGGAACAGTAGACGATTATCCTGTTATTGTTTCAAAAACAGGTAAAGGTATGGAAAACACAGCAGCTGCAACAGCAATCGCGATTGAAAAATACAATCCTGCTGCCATCATCAACCAAGGTACGTCTGGCGGACATGACCCAGCATTGAATGTGTTTGATATCGTCATCGGTGAACGCACAGTTAATATCGGTTCGATGAAAACAGGAGACCGTGCGGAAGGTGAAGGCATTGAAGCAACAGAGTGGAAGCCAATGGACGTTATGGCTTCTGAAGGAAGTGCTGGCGAAGATCCAAATGCTGAAAAAGCGCGTTATTATGATGCAGATCCTGAGCTATTAGCAGCAGCCATTCATGTAAAAGATAGCTATACACAAGGCAAAGTAGTTGAAGGAACAATCGGTTCAGCTGACGTTTGGAATAACGAAGTCGACCGCATTAATTGGTTCCATGAAAACTTTGAAACTTCTGTTGAAGAAATGGAATCAGCGTCATCTGCAATGATTTCAAAAGCATACGATGTGCCGTTTTTAGCAATTCGTATTCTGTCCAACAACAAAACAAACGACGGCGCCTATAATCCCGATACTGCTGCTGCCAATCAAGAATATGTATATGAAGTTGTAAAAGAATATATTGCTGCATTAGAAAGTAAATAA
- a CDS encoding PLP-dependent aminotransferase family protein, with the protein MKTDFHFSKEIERAFKNDPPGQWMSPLPAGCLRLSSGYPAPSLVPSEEIKLAVARLLDEEQDLPLHYIGSPRVPQLKKFLQERMAQRDVKTTTNELLITSGACQAIDLIARILLDEEAVVAVESPTYMEALEIFRNYTDYYMTIPIDENGLQTDVLAEMLADRSAQGLPIPRLLYTIPTYQNPTGTTLSLERRQHVMELAEQYDFLVLEDDAYGELGFEERPRLLKAMDTQNRVIYVGSLSKVVAPGMRIGWVVADKRIIDPLSWFKKDLDHPFDQATMASFLEAIDFDEHLTRLTTTYKSKCAMMLAALEKFLPPTVSWFVPKGGYFVWIKIPDVDTSQLLQAAFDTGVAFVPGKHFFLNQQKGLEYLRLSFSYASEEEIVKGVELLGQVVGAYIAPTTENIE; encoded by the coding sequence ATGAAAACAGATTTTCATTTCTCAAAAGAAATTGAAAGAGCTTTTAAAAACGATCCTCCTGGCCAGTGGATGTCGCCACTACCAGCAGGATGCTTGCGTCTAAGTTCGGGCTATCCCGCCCCATCACTTGTTCCTTCTGAGGAAATAAAACTTGCGGTTGCTCGGTTGCTAGATGAAGAGCAAGATTTACCGCTTCATTACATAGGCAGTCCAAGAGTTCCACAGTTAAAAAAATTCCTTCAAGAGCGAATGGCACAACGAGATGTGAAAACTACAACAAATGAGTTACTTATCACGTCTGGTGCTTGTCAGGCGATTGATTTAATCGCGCGTATTCTTTTAGATGAGGAAGCAGTCGTCGCAGTTGAATCACCAACTTATATGGAAGCGCTAGAAATTTTCCGAAACTATACGGATTATTACATGACCATTCCAATTGATGAAAATGGATTGCAAACGGATGTATTAGCTGAAATGTTAGCTGATCGCAGCGCACAAGGGTTACCAATCCCGCGTTTGCTTTATACCATTCCAACTTATCAAAACCCGACTGGGACAACCTTATCACTCGAGCGTCGACAACACGTAATGGAACTTGCTGAACAATATGATTTTTTAGTTTTAGAAGATGATGCATACGGAGAGCTCGGCTTTGAAGAGAGACCACGTCTGCTAAAAGCAATGGATACTCAAAACCGTGTAATTTATGTAGGATCGTTATCAAAAGTTGTAGCACCCGGCATGCGTATTGGCTGGGTGGTGGCAGATAAACGAATTATTGACCCGTTAAGTTGGTTTAAAAAGGACCTGGACCATCCGTTTGATCAGGCAACCATGGCCTCATTTTTGGAAGCGATTGATTTTGATGAGCACCTAACCCGCTTAACTACTACATATAAATCCAAGTGTGCAATGATGTTAGCAGCATTAGAGAAGTTTTTGCCCCCTACAGTTTCATGGTTCGTGCCAAAAGGTGGTTATTTTGTGTGGATCAAAATTCCGGACGTTGATACTTCCCAACTGTTGCAAGCGGCATTTGATACAGGAGTAGCTTTTGTTCCAGGAAAACACTTTTTCTTGAACCAGCAAAAAGGACTTGAGTACTTAAGACTGTCATTTAGTTATGCGAGTGAGGAAGAAATTGTTAAAGGTGTGGAACTGTTAGGACAAGTAGTAGGGGCGTATATTGCACCCACAACTGAAAATATAGAGTGA